The genomic stretch CGGGATTAAAACCTGAAGCGATCGGTTTTGGTTTGGGCCCCCGTATTAATGCGATCGGTCGGATTGGCAATCCGCAAACCGTCATCGATCTGCTGACCTGTGATGAGATGGGGCAAGCAATTACTTTGGCACAAGAATGTGAAGCGACTAATCGCAAGCGTCAAGCTCTTTGTCAAGAAATCGAAGAAGAAGCGATCGCCTATATGCGAAAACGGAAGTCAGAAGGTTTTGACATTACTCAAGAGCGAGTTTTGGTAATTGTGGATCGCGAGGTGCAAACTGTCCTCAATCCTAGTTCCTCTACCGCAGGAGATGGCAAAAAGACTGTGGCTAAGCGTAAAAAAGTAACTTCTAAGAGTTCTGAATCTAAGGTTGAAGATGAAGTAAATCCCAATCCCTCTGACAATGGGAGAGGATCTGGCGGTAAGGGCTGGCATCATGGCGTAATTGGCATTGTTGCCTCCCGTTTAGTAGAACGTTATGGCGCACCTGTGTTTATTGGTAGCTATGAAGATCCTCATGAACAAGAGAGTGATTTAGAAGCCAAACATCAAGATGCGACTGTCAGATTTTCGGTGCGAGGTATTCCTGAGTTCCATGTCTTCCATTCCCTTGAATATATTGCCAAGATTCGGAATAAAGGTGGTGGACATAAGGCAGCGGGAGGCTTTACCCTACCTGCGGAAAATATGGAGAAGTTGCGAAGTGAGTTGAGGGAATTTGCTGATCGCGAAAATATTTTGCCTAGTCACATCATGCCGCTGATCAATGTCGATGTGCGAGCCGATCTCAGCGATATCTCGATGACATTATTACAAACCTGCGATCGCCTTCAGCCCTGTGGCATCGGTAATCCTGATCCAGTGTTTTATAGCGAAAATGTGCGGGTGCTGTCCCAACAAACTCGCGGTAAGGATAAAGTAAAGCATCTATCTCTAGAACTGGATACAGGTAATGGCAAGATTAAAGCGATCGCATGGCGATGGGGGGAATATTGTCCGATTCCTGATCGTGTAGATATCGCTTACAAACTTCGGGCAAATCAATGGCAAGATACAACTTCCGTAGAATTAGAAATCGTCGGTATTCGCGAGGCAAGTAATGTAATGGAAAGTTCTCCAAATTCCCCCAAACAGATTCCGTTGCAATACAAAACTGCGCCTACGATTACCAAGTTTCCCCAATGGCAAAAACTGAGTGAAGCGCCGCGCCCCTTACCCAGACCTTTATTACTCTACGGCTGCGATCGCCCTGCCGATAAGTTTCAGGGTGATGTCGATTGCGATCGCCCCATACGCGATCGCGACTATCAAGCAGTTGTACTATGGACTTTGCCGCCATCCTTTACGCATTTGCAATGGCTAATTGCGATCGCCAAACCTGATTATATTTATCTCGGTTCTCATATCCCCTCAGTTCCTTCTGCCGAAGAATTCCGTTCTCAAATCCAATCCCTTGATATAGAGAATATCAATGTTCTTAATCTCTTAGATCTAGCTCAGCAATGGTGGATTTCTCCTAGTGCGATCGTTTCAGCTTTGCGAGAACTAGGTTATATCTGTGATTTCCCAGCTACTTTACCCCTCGAAGGTGAACTGCTCAGAATGCAGAAATGGTACAGCATTGCGATTAAAAAAATTACTTCGCTATTGGAGCATAATATCTAGCTGACGTTACGTGGAACCCTCATCCCCCAACCCCTTCTCCTGTAAGAGAAGGGGAGTAAAACCCATATTTTCTTATTCCCCTCTCCTGCGGGAGAGGGGCTAGGGGTGAGGGCTTTACAATCTTCCACTTAACATCAGTATCTAAAATAACGTCAGTTCCATAAAAAAACATTTTTTGCTATTTAAGCAGTGCACAGCACTGCTCAAATGGATATATAGGACTTGCATTATTTTTGAGGCGATAATAGACGTATTGCCATAATAGCGAATAGACCTGCGGCGATCGCTTTAAGCAACTTTGTTGGCAAAAATACAGAGAGACTATCACCGAGAAATACGCCTACAGCGCTTGCGAGTAGTAATGCTGCCGCAGATCCAATAAACACATATCTCGGTGCTGCGGAACTACCGCTTAAGCTCATGGTGGCGAGTTGGCTTTTGTCGCCTAACTCGGATAGAAAAATCGTACTAAAGCTCAGAAATAATAATTGCCAATCCATATTCTTAATAATTGCTAGAGAATCTTTGGGTTTGCGTGAAGAGAGTTTTTGTGAGCTACTGCTAACTAAAGAATGGCATCCCACAATAAGCTAATGGAAAGAATCAGAAAACTTAAACCTGCTAGGGTATTTAACAAATTTGGTGAAAATGTTTTGGCAAGCCATTTACCAGCAAGTACACCTAGTAAGCTTGTGCACACTAAGGCGATCGCTGCTCCTCCAAAGACAATCCAAGGCTGATGCGATTGGGCTGCAATCATCAAGGTAGTGAGCTGCGTTTTGTCACCAATCTCTGCTAAGAACACTGTAATAAAGGTGGTAATAGCAATTTGCCAATGCTCTGATGTTACCTGAGATTGCGTTGGTGATAAGGTTGGCAATGGTTTTAGAGATGGGATCTCAGGCTTAGGCTCAGATTTTAGTGACATCATTGATTAATTGCTTTTAGTGCTTTGATAGCTTTTCATAATCGTTTCATAGTTTATATTATAAAGCCCGTTCTCGCCAAATAAAAGCCAAATAAGTAGATGAGCATATTAAAACCTAAAGCCAGAGGTTGTTCCGACCGCTACGCGGTCGGAACAACCTCTGGCTTTAGGTTTATTTACAACACTTTGCGCGATCGCAATACTTGCAAACTACCACCTGCATAGAGTTGACAGGACTCAACTTTAAATCCAGTTTTGCTCAAAAGCTGTTGCAGATCAGTTTTGAGTAACTGCCATGCGGTTTCCGTCTCAAATAACCATAGGAAAGTGGCGATCGGCAGCCAAAATAGCGGATTGGTGGGGCGATGAAAATCAATGATGATGAATTGACCTTCGGGAGTAAGGATACGATGTACTTCTTGGATAATTTGCTGCAATTGTTCAGGTTCCATTTCGTGCATGGCTGTACTCGTAATCACTAGATCAAAGCTGCGATCGCTAAAGGGCATTTTTTCCGCAAAAGCATCTACATATTCAGCTTGCGGGACTCTTTGCTTGGCGCGTTTAATAGCGATCGGTGAAGCATCTAGCCCAGTTACATGAGAGAAATGTTTGACTAACTCCTGCGTAGCTTGACCTGCCCCACAGCAAAGATCAAGAATCTTTGCATCTGGATTAATTTGTAAGTCTTTTAAAAATAATTTCCGAAATCGATTTTCGCCGCCAACACTGAGAGCAGCTAATGCAGAGACAGTATCATAAAACCACTGATAACGATAACTCCAGTCCCGTAAAATAGTCGTCATTGTGTAAATTTAATCCATTGCAAAAGTTCATCAGAAAGATTGCACCGTTTTCTGGTGCTAGTGTCAATACAGGTATGTTTAGTTAAAGCCTTTGCGATCGCCTTTTTTTCTATACCTTCTCCATCAAAATACAGTTGATATTCAATCTGAAAAGATTCTGGACTAAGTATGGTCGCTATTAAAGAAATCGCTATGCGATCGCCACAAAACATCGGCTTCAAAAAGTCAATACTTGCGTGAGTGATCGGCACAGCGATCAATTCTCCACGAAAGAAATATTTGAGATTAATTCCTGATGCAGATAGGGAAGCTTCATAGGCTTCATGGCAAAGGGATAGACCATTAGCGAAATACACTACTCCCGCCGCATCAGTGTCACGGAAGTGAATCGTTCGATGGTAAATGAAAGCTGGATTCATAGGTTACTCAAGCAAGAGAGGTGCTTTACACCTCCCTCGTTGTTTATGCTCTTCCCATTACTTGTGCCATGCGATTGACCTGCATCATTAACTTGTCGAAAGCATCAAAGGTGAGAGATTGAGGCCCGTCAGATAGAGCTTTTTTAGGATTAGGATGCACTTCGATCATCAAGGAATCTACCCCCGCAGCGATCGAGGCTAAACTCATCGATGGCACATAATCCGACCAGCCCGTGCCATGACTTGGATCGATCATGATTGGCAAATGGGTTAACTTGCGTAGTACAGGTATTGCTGCCAAGTCTAGGGTGTTGCGAGTATATTCGCGATCGAAGGTACGAATACCACGTTCACAAAGAATTACATTGGGATTTCCTTCAGCGAGAATATATTCTGCTGCCATGAGCCAATCATCGATCGTTGCCGCTAAGCCTCGCTTCAGTAAAATTGGCTTATTCTGTTTACCTACCTGTTTCAGTAGAGAGAAGTTCTGCATATTTCTTGCGCCGATTTGCAACACGTCAGCAACTTCCGCAATCTTCTCAATATCACCAGTATCCATTACTTCCGTAATGATTCCTAAACCGCTAGCTTCCCTTGCGGCGGCGAGAAGTGATAGAGCGCTCTCTCCATGTCCCTGAAAGGCATAGGGAGAAGTGCGTGGCTTGTAGGCTCCACCCCTGAGAAACTGTGCGCCCGATGCCTTGACTCGGATTGCCGTTTCCACAATCATCTCTTCGTTCTCAACGGAGCAAGGTCCCGCAACAACGACTAAAGGACAATTTTCTCCGATCGCAATATCCCCATTAGGCGTAGGTACAATTACGACGCTCGATTCATTTTGGCGATATTCGCGACTAGCGCGTTTAAAGGGACGTTCTACTCGCAAGACTGTCTCTATCCAAGGGCTTAATTCTTCGATACGGTGGCGATCGAGATCGGCGGTTTCGCCCACTAATCCCAACACAACTTTATGCTTGCCAACAATTTTTTCAGGTGATAATCCCCAACTAGATAGTTCGTCGCAGATCCGCTCAACTTCCTCTGCGGGTGTACCAATCTTGGTTACTACGATCACAGCTAGTCTCCTTTATGCAATATATTACCTCCTTTTATTCTATACAGTAAGCCTTAACAGAGACAGGATTTTCAATGTTTCTATCTTAAGAAGTAAGAATTTTAAAGGCACAAAATGACTCAGCCATGTTGTGCTTTGAAAATTCTTACGCGGTGTGTTTATGTATCAGCGCATGAACCACCTGTAATGCGAACTTCATCCACCTGCGCCCATGTGTCTTGGTTCAGCGCCCAAAGCCCTGTAAATACATAATAGGTTCCAGTTTCTTGGGGTAGAAATGATACTTTCAACTCTCGATATTTTGGCATAGCTCCAAATTGAGTTTGCGCTACAGACTTTTGCTGAGAATTGCGAAATCCGAAATATCCATCGGTGAGATTTCCTGATGTCCGCACTCTTGCGGTTAGAGTATAGGTGCTGCCTGCCCTCAATTTTACAGGTTGCCGAATTCCATTCCAACCTTGATTATGGCGAATCCACGCATTGTTTTTTCCACTAAAACTCAATCCTTTATTAATATCTATGCCAGATCGTCCTTCGCGTATCCAAGGTCTCACAATCGATGCTACAGTCTGCTGCTCAAATCCACCATCATCTAGGGGAGAGGCACAAGAAGCATAAACTGGAGATGGGAGCAAAGTTAGAGAAGTTGTACTGGCGATCGCACCTAAGCCCATAAATAACGGAGTGATTACATTGCTGATGGTTATAGATTGCATGATTTTTAAGATTTTATAGAGACAACTAGATTTTAGCTAGTCATGTAGGGATTGAATCTAGTTGCAATTCTTCAGATTCATATACAAGTATCCTCAGTTGCGAATTGCTCAACGCTATATCTCGATAATGTTAGAATATAAAACGTTACAAAAATTGAAATAAATAGCATTAGCTAGATCTAGGTAGTTACAAATATGGCAGTCAAACCAGATTGGTTGCGAGTAAAAGCTCCACAGTGGGAGCGCGTTGGTAATGTCAAAGAAGTCCTGCGCGACTTGGGGCTAAATACTGTGTGCGAAGAAGCATCTTGTCCGAATATTGGTGAATGCTTCAACCAAGGAACTGCCACCTTTTTGATTATGGGGCCTGCTTGCACCCGTGCTTGTCCGTACTGCGATATTGATTTTGAAAAGAAGCCGCAAGCCCTCGATCCGATGGAACCGATTAACCTCGGTGAAGCAGTGCGACGGATGAATCTCAAGCATGTCGTGGTAACTTCCGTTAATCGTGATGACTTGCCCGATGGTGGTGCTTCGCAATTTGTGCGCTGCATTGAAGAGATTCGTAAATTGATGCCACAGACTACGATCGAACTTCTCATTCCCGATCTCTGTGCTAATTGGGAAGCTTTAGAAACGATTCTCTCCGCACGTCCCCATGTGCTGAATCACAATACGGAAACTGTGCCGAGACTTTATCGCCGTGTTCGTCCACAGGGAGACTATCAGCGCAGCTTGGAACTCTTGCGCCGCGCCCGTGAAATTGCGCCTTGGGTCTATACCAAGTCGGGAATTATGGTAGGTATGAGTGAGACTGATGAGGAAGTTAGAGCTGTCATGCGTGATTTACGAGCAGTAGATTGCGACATCATTACCATTGGTCAATATCTCCAACCTTCCGCTAAGCATTTGACTTTGCATGAGTTTGTCACACCTGAGCAGTTTGAAGCATGGCGGATTGCTGGTGAAGAAATGGGGTTTTTGCAAGTGGTTTCTTCGCCGCTTACGCGCAGTTCCTATCATGCTGAGCAGGTACAAGCCTTGATGAAGCTATATCCGAAGGAAGTGTAGTGATATTTGGTTGAGAAATGGCGATCGCATTCATCAATAATCGTGATCGCCTTTAATCTCTATCACAAAGCGATCGCCTCTAATCTCTGACTATTCATAATGTGACCATACAGAAACAACTCGAACAGGTTTAGTTTCTTCATTAACTGAATAAACCAAACGATGTTTGATATTGATGCGTCTTGAGAAATATCCTTTCAAGTTACCTGAAAGTTTCTCATAGGGAGGCTCGTAGGGATTTTGTTTGAGAATTTCTAGCAAAGATTTGAAGTTAGAGTCCAAATTGGCAGACTTCAGTTTTTGAGCATCCTTAATCACATTTCGACTAAATTCAATCTTCCAGTCCATCCAAGGTTCCTAGAAATTCATCCTCAGAAATCCAATCATCTGCTCGTTCGGCGACTCTAATTGACTCAACTAGATTGGGTATAGACTGTAGATAGAGAGTTTCCTGTATGCTTTCCCAGTCAGCCTTAGATAGCAATACTGCGTCACCTTGTCGACTCGTAATAAATCTTGGTAAATGATCTTTGTTAACTTGCTCGACTAAGCTGAACAGGTTGGCTCTTGCTTCACTTGCGTTGAGAATTTTCATTAAGAAACCCAAACTCGTACAA from Pseudanabaena sp. Chao 1811 encodes the following:
- a CDS encoding single-stranded-DNA-specific exonuclease RecJ; translated protein: MSLPQQRWQISTPQIDLSEAIANATGLSPIIAQVLLNRGINTPEAARIFLDPDLEELPDPKQEFPDLGVSIDQIEQAIKNGDRITICGDYDVDGMTSTALLIRTLRLLGANVEYEIPSRMTEGYGINPRIVRDCHERYVKLIITVDNGITAYDAIALAKSLNISVIVTDHHEVPEDPNKIPPATAILNPKYQVDPNSPYAAIAGVGIAYVLALELSDRFGKRAELENPLLELFTLGTIADLASLTGINRRLVKKGLRLLSQSKVIGIIALINETGIAKDKQTGLKPEAIGFGLGPRINAIGRIGNPQTVIDLLTCDEMGQAITLAQECEATNRKRQALCQEIEEEAIAYMRKRKSEGFDITQERVLVIVDREVQTVLNPSSSTAGDGKKTVAKRKKVTSKSSESKVEDEVNPNPSDNGRGSGGKGWHHGVIGIVASRLVERYGAPVFIGSYEDPHEQESDLEAKHQDATVRFSVRGIPEFHVFHSLEYIAKIRNKGGGHKAAGGFTLPAENMEKLRSELREFADRENILPSHIMPLINVDVRADLSDISMTLLQTCDRLQPCGIGNPDPVFYSENVRVLSQQTRGKDKVKHLSLELDTGNGKIKAIAWRWGEYCPIPDRVDIAYKLRANQWQDTTSVELEIVGIREASNVMESSPNSPKQIPLQYKTAPTITKFPQWQKLSEAPRPLPRPLLLYGCDRPADKFQGDVDCDRPIRDRDYQAVVLWTLPPSFTHLQWLIAIAKPDYIYLGSHIPSVPSAEEFRSQIQSLDIENINVLNLLDLAQQWWISPSAIVSALRELGYICDFPATLPLEGELLRMQKWYSIAIKKITSLLEHNI
- a CDS encoding TMEM165/GDT1 family protein, yielding MDWQLLFLSFSTIFLSELGDKSQLATMSLSGSSAAPRYVFIGSAAALLLASAVGVFLGDSLSVFLPTKLLKAIAAGLFAIMAIRLLSPQK
- the aroF gene encoding 3-deoxy-7-phosphoheptulonate synthase; translated protein: MIVVTKIGTPAEEVERICDELSSWGLSPEKIVGKHKVVLGLVGETADLDRHRIEELSPWIETVLRVERPFKRASREYRQNESSVVIVPTPNGDIAIGENCPLVVVAGPCSVENEEMIVETAIRVKASGAQFLRGGAYKPRTSPYAFQGHGESALSLLAAAREASGLGIITEVMDTGDIEKIAEVADVLQIGARNMQNFSLLKQVGKQNKPILLKRGLAATIDDWLMAAEYILAEGNPNVILCERGIRTFDREYTRNTLDLAAIPVLRKLTHLPIMIDPSHGTGWSDYVPSMSLASIAAGVDSLMIEVHPNPKKALSDGPQSLTFDAFDKLMMQVNRMAQVMGRA
- the lipA gene encoding lipoyl synthase, coding for MAVKPDWLRVKAPQWERVGNVKEVLRDLGLNTVCEEASCPNIGECFNQGTATFLIMGPACTRACPYCDIDFEKKPQALDPMEPINLGEAVRRMNLKHVVVTSVNRDDLPDGGASQFVRCIEEIRKLMPQTTIELLIPDLCANWEALETILSARPHVLNHNTETVPRLYRRVRPQGDYQRSLELLRRAREIAPWVYTKSGIMVGMSETDEEVRAVMRDLRAVDCDIITIGQYLQPSAKHLTLHEFVTPEQFEAWRIAGEEMGFLQVVSSPLTRSSYHAEQVQALMKLYPKEV
- a CDS encoding class I SAM-dependent methyltransferase, producing the protein MTTILRDWSYRYQWFYDTVSALAALSVGGENRFRKLFLKDLQINPDAKILDLCCGAGQATQELVKHFSHVTGLDASPIAIKRAKQRVPQAEYVDAFAEKMPFSDRSFDLVITSTAMHEMEPEQLQQIIQEVHRILTPEGQFIIIDFHRPTNPLFWLPIATFLWLFETETAWQLLKTDLQQLLSKTGFKVESCQLYAGGSLQVLRSRKVL
- a CDS encoding acyl-CoA thioesterase yields the protein MNPAFIYHRTIHFRDTDAAGVVYFANGLSLCHEAYEASLSASGINLKYFFRGELIAVPITHASIDFLKPMFCGDRIAISLIATILSPESFQIEYQLYFDGEGIEKKAIAKALTKHTCIDTSTRKRCNLSDELLQWIKFTQ
- a CDS encoding type II toxin-antitoxin system Phd/YefM family antitoxin, with protein sequence MKILNASEARANLFSLVEQVNKDHLPRFITSRQGDAVLLSKADWESIQETLYLQSIPNLVESIRVAERADDWISEDEFLGTLDGLED
- a CDS encoding Txe/YoeB family addiction module toxin; the encoded protein is MDWKIEFSRNVIKDAQKLKSANLDSNFKSLLEILKQNPYEPPYEKLSGNLKGYFSRRINIKHRLVYSVNEETKPVRVVSVWSHYE
- a CDS encoding TMEM165/GDT1 family protein; amino-acid sequence: MMSLKSEPKPEIPSLKPLPTLSPTQSQVTSEHWQIAITTFITVFLAEIGDKTQLTTLMIAAQSHQPWIVFGGAAIALVCTSLLGVLAGKWLAKTFSPNLLNTLAGLSFLILSISLLWDAIL